The sequence below is a genomic window from Pirellulales bacterium.
AAGTTGGGAATTGTGGTCACCGTTTCCGCGCTGGCGCGCCGCTCGCGACGGCGCACGTAGTTGGCGCCGGTGGGGTCTTCGGCGGCCATCCGCCTGGCGGCAGTCGCCCGGCTCCAGGCGCTCACGGCCAGTCGCACGCTGGCCAGCCGCTCCCATAGATACGGTCCGGCGACTGGCCCCATAGATTGTCCCATTTCGCGCTTCCGAGCCGCCACCAGCTCGCGCTGTAGATCGTTGATTCCGGCCAGCACGACCACCAGGTCTACCTGTTCGACCAGCGGCGACTGTTGGACAAATTGCAGGTGCTCCTTGGTGGTTGTGCCACTCACCGCCGCGGCGGCGACCCAGATTGCTCGGTTTGGGTGTGCGCGGCGCAAGGCATCGGCCAATAACGCAGGCCAGGTCTTGCTGTCGTCGAGATAGGTGCATTCCGTGGTGCTGGCGCCAAGGCAGAGCACGCGCAGCCGCCGGCGGCTATTGGTCTCATTCAGTGGCAACTCGGGGCCGCGCAGTCCCCAAGAGTTGGTCGAATAGCTGGCCACCGGCGAGGCGCCGGGCAGTACTTGCAAATCGGGATGAAAGACGAGACGCAGATTCGGCGGGCGCGTGTTGACCGGCTCGCGCCAATGCCCGACGCCGATGGTGTGCAGCGCCAGCTCGATCGTGACCAGCGCGATCAGCGTCGATACGCCTAATGCGGCGATTTGCGGACAGCGACGAGCGGCCCAGCGGCGCCCCGCGCGCGTGCCGGCGGCCAATGAGCAGACGCCGATCGCGCTCACCAGAGCCAGGGCCAGCATCCCCTCGACGCGCGAGGCGGGCCACCATCCGCGTCCCCAGGCCAGCGCTATATCGGCAGCCAGCGCCAGCCACGGCGCCATGACGATTGCCAAGGGCCAGAGGCCGCGAGTTGGCGCCGCAACGCTGCTGTCGCTATTGGCAGTGGCCGGCAGGGTCATACCACTCGCAATCGTTCTTGCTTCAGCCGGCTCGACATGAATTGCACCGCCCGCTCGGCCATCTGGTTGTAATAGTCAAAGCCGTGACCACCGCCGGTGGTGGAGAAATCGACTTCGTGCGGTATGCCAAGCGCTGAAAGCTTCATTTGCAGTTTTTGGGCGCTGTCGACCCAAGGCCAGTCACTGGGATCGCAGGCGAAGAAGATATTGCGCGGCCAGTTGAGCGGATGCACGTGCAACGTGGCCGTGTCTTGGCGCACTGATTCGGCGTCGGGGTACATCTGCCGGAGGCTGTCGAAATCGTCGTCGTAGTCCTCGTAGCAGATTTGATGATCGATGGCGGGCGCCAGTGCGCAGGCGATCGGAAAGCGATTCGGATACTTGAACGCCAACCGCAGCGCCCCCTGCCCTCCCATGCTCGTGCCAAACAAGGCGATGCCTGGTGGCGCCGCCTGCCAACGCTCGGCGATGTACGGCACGATGTTGTCGAGCAGATAACGCTCGGCCGTGATATTGGCGTCGAATTCCGCGCAGATGCGGTCGCACCACCAAGAGCGGCCTGTGTGGGGAGCGATGACCGTGAGCCCATGTTCATCGAACAGGCGCGTATACGCCACGTTTTCAATGAGGCACCCCTGATGGACCCCATGCAGATAGCACACCACTTGGCGTGGCTCGATCGGTTGAACCGGTTCGAAAACGTCGCACGGATGTCCGGCGACTTCGATTTGTGACCAGCCAGTTT
It includes:
- a CDS encoding SGNH/GDSL hydrolase family protein, which gives rise to MTLPATANSDSSVAAPTRGLWPLAIVMAPWLALAADIALAWGRGWWPASRVEGMLALALVSAIGVCSLAAGTRAGRRWAARRCPQIAALGVSTLIALVTIELALHTIGVGHWREPVNTRPPNLRLVFHPDLQVLPGASPVASYSTNSWGLRGPELPLNETNSRRRLRVLCLGASTTECTYLDDSKTWPALLADALRRAHPNRAIWVAAAAVSGTTTKEHLQFVQQSPLVEQVDLVVVLAGINDLQRELVAARKREMGQSMGPVAGPYLWERLASVRLAVSAWSRATAARRMAAEDPTGANYVRRRERRASAETVTTIPNLQPGLEAYRQRIEQIADTIRQRGAKPVFLSQPVLWSDGLSPAAEKLLWLGYLDANRFLAAPPLRQCMDRYNDCLRDVCQEQQAPWIDLSVMSGRLVYFYDDCHFTEAGAHEVARIVAEGWSDSPGE
- a CDS encoding esterase, with the translated sequence MALTQTGWSQIEVAGHPCDVFEPVQPIEPRQVVCYLHGVHQGCLIENVAYTRLFDEHGLTVIAPHTGRSWWCDRICAEFDANITAERYLLDNIVPYIAERWQAAPPGIALFGTSMGGQGALRLAFKYPNRFPIACALAPAIDHQICYEDYDDDFDSLRQMYPDAESVRQDTATLHVHPLNWPRNIFFACDPSDWPWVDSAQKLQMKLSALGIPHEVDFSTTGGGHGFDYYNQMAERAVQFMSSRLKQERLRVV